The Tripterygium wilfordii isolate XIE 37 chromosome 17, ASM1340144v1, whole genome shotgun sequence genome has a window encoding:
- the LOC119982480 gene encoding uncharacterized CRM domain-containing protein At3g25440, chloroplastic isoform X1 codes for MVSVVASIRGRINRGFLNVFTKRDSVSIRFDCLVQNETKLSTLIAAPFVESLHYMTDSSHHRNCRAVTPPCKYYTSLCCKYYTSLCFSSVQKFDRLNHQARYMSNASIELSMDRDVVRFSVNKPSDKNSSPTHGKKKTTKRIKMSRKAKRNELRFYRLKAKKKMNSPNPEVRIRYKLEKAKRKEAWLIEKLRKFEIAKVPEETQDPEMLSEEERHFLKRTGEKKKNYVPVGRRGVFGGVVLNMHLHWKKHETVKVVCKPCKPGQIHGYAEELTRLSKGIAIDIKPNNTIIFYRGKNYVQPEVMSPPNTLSKDKALEKYRYEQSLEHTSEFIEKLEKELEEYHKHVALYKKGKEDATKYSIVGT; via the exons ATGGTCTCTGTAGTAGCTTCAATCAGAGGCCGTATCAATCGCGGATTTCTCAATGTTTTCACAAAAAG GGACTCTGTCTCTATTCGATTCGATTGTCTagttcaaaatgagacaaaattGTCTACCTTGATCGCGGCCCCATTCGTGGAGTCCCTTCATTACATGACCGATTCTTCACACCACAGAAACTGTAGGGCTGTGACACCACCGTGCAAATATTATACTTCTCTTTGTTGCAAATATTAtacttctctttgtttttcatcAGTGCAAAAATTTGATAGATTAAATCACCAAGCCAGGTACATGAGCAATGCATCCATTGAGTTAAGTATGGACAGAGATGTTGTCAGGTTTTCTGTTAATAAGCCTTCTGATAAGAATTCTTCTCCTACGCAtgggaagaagaaaacaacCAAACGGATCAAAATGTCTAGGAAAGCCAAACGGAATGAACTCAGGTTTTACCGACTGAAAGcgaaaaagaagatgaattcTCCAAACCCAGAAGTTAGAATTCGATACAAGCTCGAAAAG GCCAAAAGAAAGGAAGCATGGTTGATTGAGAAGTTGAGGAAATTTGAGATTGCCAAAGTTCCTGAAGAAACACAGGATCCTGAAATGTTATCTGAGGAGGAGAGGCATTTTCTGAAGCGTACTggtgagaaaaagaaaaactatgtTCCAGTTGGGAGACGAGGGGTGTTTGGAGGTGTTGTTCTCAATATGCACCTCCACTGGAAGAAGCATGAAACTGTGAAGGTTGTTTGCAAGCCTTGCAAGCCGGGGCAGATTCATGGATATGCTGAAGAGCTTACTCGCCTGAGCAAAGGCATTGCGATTGATATAAAACCTAACAATACTATTATATTCTATCGAGGGAAGAACTATGTGCAGCCAGAAGTTATGTCCCCTCCAAACACCCTGTCTAAAGATAAG GCCTTagagaaatatagatacgagCAGTCACTTGAGCATACAAGTGAGTTCATTGAGAAGTTAGAGAAAGAGCTGGAAGAATATCATAAGCATGTTGCTTTGTACAAGAAAGGGAAAGAGGATGCAACGAAATACTCTATAGTTGGTACATGA
- the LOC119982479 gene encoding endoplasmic reticulum-Golgi intermediate compartment protein 3-like: MSPAIMDNIFHKLRNLDAYPKINEDFSSRTFSGGVISVASFIVMFLLFFSEFRLYLHTVTETKLIVDTSRGETLHISFDVTFPAIPCSLLSLDAMDISGEQHFDIRHDIMKKRINAHGDLIEARQDGIGAPKIETPLQRHGGRLENGETYCGSCYGAEESDDHCCNSCEEVREAYRKKGWAVTYADLIDQCKREGFIQKVKDEEGEGCNIVGSLEVNKVAGNFHFSPGKSFQHAPVHLYDLLALPEANYNMSHRINKLAFGAYFSGVVNPLDGVRWVHETPNGIYQYFIKVVPTIYTDIRGRTVNSNQYSVTEHFQSAEFLRPGTHPGVFFTYDLSPIKVTFKEEHTSFLHFLTHICAIIGGVFTIAGIIDSFVYHGQRAMRKKMEMGKFR; this comes from the exons ATGTCGCCGGCAATCATGGACAACATCTTCCACAAGCTACGGAATTTGGACGCGTATCCAAAAATCAACGAGGATTTCTCTAGCCGTACATTCTCCGGAGGCGTTATTTCTGTCGCCTCTTTTATCGTCATGTTCTTACTCTTCTTTTCTGAATTCA GATTATACCTTCACACTGTTACCGAGACAAAGCTCATAGTGGATACGTCAAGAGGGGAAACCCTACATATCAGT TTTGATGTCACTTTTCCTGCTATTCCGTGTTCGTTGCTAAGTCTTGATGCGATGGATATCAGTGGAGAGCAACATTTTGATATA AGACATGATATTATGAAGAAAAGGATTAATGCGCACGGTGACTTGATTGAAGCAAGGCAGGATGGGATTGGTGCTCCAAAG ATTGAGACACCTTTACAGAGGCATGGTGGCAGGCTTGAAAACGGAGAAACATACTGTGGTTCATGTTATGGTGCAGAAGAG TCAGATGATCATTGCTGTAACTCATGCGAAGAAGTTCGTGAGGCATATAGGAAGAAGGGGTGGGCGGTGACATATGCAGATTTAATTGACCAG TGCAAACGAGAAGGATTTATTCAGAAGGTAAAAGATGAAGAAGGCGAGGGATGTAATATTGTTGGATCTCTGGAAGTTAATAAAGTTGCTGGAAATTTTCACTTTTCTCCTGGGAAAAGCTTTCAGCATGCACCTGTTCATTTGTATGATTTGCTGGCTTTACCAGAAGCTAATTATAAT ATGAGTCACAGGATCAACAAATTGGCTTTTGGCGCTTACTTTTCTGGTGTTGTGAATCCCCTTGATGG GGTTCGTTGGGTGCATGAAACACCAAATGGTATCTATCAATATTTCATCAAG GTAGTGCCCACAATATACACTGACATTAGAGGCCGCACTGTCAATTCAAATCAG TATTCAGTGACAGAACATTTTCAAAGCGCAGAATTTCTCCGCCCTGGTACTCACCCTGGGGTTTTCTTCACTTATGACCTTTCTCCAATTAAG GTGACTTTCAAAGAGGAACATACTTCATTTTTGCACTTCCTGACACATATTTGTGCAATAATTGGAG GTGTTTTCACAATTGCGGGAATTATTGATTCATTTGTGTATCATGGCCAAAGAGCAATGAGGAAGAAAATGGAGATGGGCAAATTCAGGTGA
- the LOC119983107 gene encoding probable inactive receptor kinase At2g26730, translating into MEFSLILKASLLVFLFSLQKQDVVLSAPLDGNFLKESFAVNALRDSFNDPFLNGNWSGIQCQIGQSVPWFGIECLNGRITAILLENMLLKGLVSDDAFFNFTELIQLSLRNNSISGEVMNFTYNPKLQKIDLSYNKLSGPISASLLSLNSLESLQLQNNNLTGTIPPFYQPRLVEFNVSGNRLDGEIPRTPVLQSLNSDSYSNNPELCGPPSDNPCKASDIGKKNSCEILSDFAFMFLLFDIVGLIAVVIVLIVYYKKYKKLNSMMSEKNVKELEEIELATEDEAGEEHDMAASGEQIIVAGACDKKNLTFTDDEESFELDDLLKASAEGLGMGIFGNTYKAMMKGKPVVVVKRLRDLKPMSDEEFAKQLGVIAAQKHPNLLSLLAYYCSKEEKLMIYKYAEKGNLFNRVHASKGSDQRIRFKWTARLSVARGVARALDHLHLTATSQNDAPHGNLKSSNVLLDENERVLVSDYGLNSLIALPIAAQRMVCYRSPEYQAAKKVSKKSDIWSYGCLILELLTGKVSAYSAPSGVSGDDLCSWVHRAVREEWTAEIFDSEITMNGNAAPGMLKLLQIAIRCCDVSPDKRPEIREVVREVENIKHVESEDEDDFSLDQSDDWSTSASASASASGTGTVGGEQ; encoded by the exons ATGGAGTTCTCTCTAATCCTAAAAGCTTCTCTGCTTGTATTTCTGTTTTCATTGCAGAAACAAGATGTAGTTCTGTCTGCTCCCTTAGATGGCAATTTCTTAAAGGAATCTTTTGCTGTCAATGCTCTCAGGGATAGCTTCAATGAcccttttttgaatggaaactGGTCTGGCATTCAATGCCAGATCGGTCAGTCTGTGCCTTGGTTTGGCATCGAATGTCTCAACGGGCGCATCACGGCGATCTTGCTTGAGAATATGTTGCTCAAAGGACTTGTCAGTGATGATGCTTTCTTTAATTTCACTGAGTTGATCCAGCTAAGCTTGAGGAACAATTCGATATCCGGTGAGGTTATGAATTTTACTTACAATCCCAAGTTGCAGAAAATTGATCTTTCCTATAACAAGCTTTCCGGCCCCATTTCAGCTTCACTTTTGAGTCTTAATAGTTTGGAGTCATTGCAGCTTCAGAACAACAATCTAACAGGTACAATCCCACCATTCTACCAGCCAAGGTTGGTAGAGTTCAATGTCTCCGGTAACAGACTTGACGGGGAGATCCCAAGAACCCCAGTTCTCCAATCATTGAATTCTGATTCCTACTCCAATAATCCTGAACTCTGCGGCCCCCCATCTGACAATCCGTGCAAAGCCAGCGATATTGGCAAGAAAAATTCTTGTGAAATATTGTCTGATTTTGCATTCATGTTTctgcttttcgacatcgttggTCTTATAGCTGTAGTGATAGTCCTCATTGTATACTATAAGAAATATAAGAAACTGAATTCAATGATGTCTGAAAAGAACGTCAAAGAGTTGGAAGAAATTGAGTTGGCAACAGAGGATGAGGCAGGGGAAGAACATGATATGGCAGCCTCAGGAGAGCAAATAATTGTTGCAGGAGCttgtgacaaaaaaaatctcacattcACTGATGATGAAGAGAGTTTTGAGCTAGATGATCTGTTGAAAGCTTCTGCAGAAGGATTAGGCATGGGGATTTTTGGGAATACGTATAAAGCAATGATGAAAGGCAAGCCTGTCGTCGTTGTGAAACGTTTAAGGGATTTGAAACCGATGAGCGATGAAGAGTTTGCGAAGCAGTTGGGTGTAATTGCAGCACAGAAACACCCTAATCTGCTGTCCCTTCTTGCTTACTATTGTTCAAAGGAAGAGAAGCTGATGATTTACAAATATGCAGAAAAAGGAAACCTCTTTAACCGCGTTCATG CAAGCAAAGGAAGCGATCAGCGGATTCGATTCAAATGGACTGCAAGGTTATCAGTAGCTAGAGGTGTAGCAAGAGCCCTGGATCATCTTCACCTGACCGCAACATCACAGAACGACGCCCCCCATGGCAACCTTAAATCATCAAATGTTCTTCTCGACGAGAACGAAAGAGTTTTGGTATCAGATTATGGTCTGAACTCACTAATAGCTCTTCCCATCGCAGCTCAACGGATGGTTTGTTACAGATCACCTGAATACCAGGCCGCGAAAAAAGTATCCAAGAAATCTGATATTTGGAGCTATGGTTGCCTAATTTTGGAACTACTAACAGGAAAAGTGTCAGCCTACTCAGCTCCATCAGGAGTGAGCGGTGACGATCTCTGCAGCTGGGTGCATCGAGCGGTGAGAGAAGAATGGACAGCTGAGATATTTGATTCTGAGATAACCATGAATGGAAATGCAGCTCCTGGAATGCTGAAGCTGCTGCAGATTGCTATACGATGCTGCGACGTGTCCCCGGACAAGCGTCCAGAGATTAGAGAAGTGGTGAGGGAAGTGGAGAACATAAAACATGTTGAatcagaagatgaagatgattttTCATTGGATCAGTCTGACGATTGGTCAACTTCAGCCTCAGCCTCAGCCTCAGCCTCAGGAACAGGAACAGTTGGTGGTGAGCAGTGA
- the LOC119982140 gene encoding serine/arginine-rich splicing factor SC35-like, protein MSHFGRSGPPDITDTYSLLVLNITFRTTADDLFPLFDKYGKVVDIFIPRDRRSGDSRGFAFVRYKYADEAQKAVERLDGRVVDGREIVVQFAKYGPNAEKIQKGRIVESFPRSKYSSRSRSPRKRYRDDYRDRDYRRRSRSRSYDRHDRDRHRGRVGDGRRRSRSRSASPDYSRGRGRGRYDEDRRSASRSMDSASPASRDRSPLRSPSPRRTHPSRDESPEKRSLNGHSPNPHSASPRHRPAVSRSPSPQNSDADE, encoded by the exons ATGTCTCACTTTGGGAGGTCCGGCCCTCCTGACATCACTGACACCTACTCTCTTCTCGTCCTCAACATCACCTTCC GTACAACTGCGGACGATCTGTTTCCACTTTTTGACAAGTATGGCAAGGTTGTTGATATATTCATCCCTAGAGATCGAAG GTCTGGTGATTCGCGAGGATTTGCATTTGTGCGCTACAAGTATGCGGACGAAGCACAAAAGGCTGTGGAGAGGCTAGATG GGAGAGTTGTTGATGGTCGGGAGATAGTAGTTCAATTCGCCAAATATGGACCTAATGCAGAGAAGAT TCAAAAAGGAAGGATTGTTGAATCATTTCCTAGATCAAAATACAGTTCAAGAAGTCGCAGCCCTCGAAAAAG ATACCGAGATGACTACAGGGACAGGGATTACAGGAGGAGAAGTCGCAGCAGAAGCTATGATAGGCATGATCGTGACCGACATCGTGGAAGGGTTGGGGATGGTCGCCGCCGTAGCAGGAGTCGAAGTGCAAGCCCTGATTACTCTAGGGGCCGCGGAAGAGGCCGGTATGATGAGGACCGACGTAGTGCTAGTCGGTCAATGGATAG TGCCTCCCCTGCTAGCCGTGATCGAAGTCCTCTCAGGAGCCCTTCCCCTCGCAGGACTCATCCTTCTAGGGATGAGAGCCCTGAGAAACGCAGTCTCAATGGACATTCTCCCAATCCTCATAGTGCATCTCCAAGACATCGACCTGCTGTTTCCCGAAGCCCGTCTCCCCAGAATTCTGATGCTGAT GAGTAA
- the LOC119983086 gene encoding protein PELPK1-like, protein MACCKYSLMAFFIAFAFCSIDGGLAARNLLQIPNLPPLPTIPSLPQPTIPTIPSLPQPTIPTLPTTQPSLPPLPSIPNMPTLPKVTFPPLPSIPSIPNIPTTIPSIPFFSPPPATTSP, encoded by the coding sequence ATGGCCTGTTGCAAGTACTCCTTGATGGCTTTCTTCATTGCATTTGCATTTTGCAGCATCGATGGCGGCCTGGCGGCTCGAAATCTTCTGCAGATACCAAATTTGCCTCCTCTGCCAACTATTCCATCTCTGCCACAACCCACAATACCAACAATTCCATCACTGCCACAACCCACAATACCAACTCTTCCAACTACACAACCATCTCTGCCTCCACTTCCTAGTATCCCCAACATGCCTACTCTTCCAAAGGTCACATTTCCACCATTGCCAAGCATTCCTTCTATTCCCAACATTCCCACTACCATTCCCTCCATTCCATTCTTCTCTCCACCACCTGCTACTACAAGCCCTTGA
- the LOC119982480 gene encoding uncharacterized CRM domain-containing protein At3g25440, chloroplastic isoform X2 translates to MVSVVASIRGRINRGFLNVFTKRDSVSIRFDCLVQNETKLSTLIAAPFVESLHYMTDSSHHRNCRAVTPPCKYYTSLCCKYYTSLCFSSVQKFDRLNHQARYMSNASIELSMDRDVVRFSVNKPSDKNSSPTHGKKKTTKRIKMSRKAKRNELRFYRLKAKKKMNSPNPEVRIRYKLEKAKRKEAWLIEKLRKFEIAKVPEETQDPEMLSEEERHFLKRTGEKKKNYVPVGRRGVFGGVVLNMHLHWKKHETVKVVCKPCKPGQIHGYAEELTRLSKGIAIDIKPNNTIIFYRGKNYVQPEVMSPPNTLSKDKAFCYCQESNWDMLISSNILS, encoded by the exons ATGGTCTCTGTAGTAGCTTCAATCAGAGGCCGTATCAATCGCGGATTTCTCAATGTTTTCACAAAAAG GGACTCTGTCTCTATTCGATTCGATTGTCTagttcaaaatgagacaaaattGTCTACCTTGATCGCGGCCCCATTCGTGGAGTCCCTTCATTACATGACCGATTCTTCACACCACAGAAACTGTAGGGCTGTGACACCACCGTGCAAATATTATACTTCTCTTTGTTGCAAATATTAtacttctctttgtttttcatcAGTGCAAAAATTTGATAGATTAAATCACCAAGCCAGGTACATGAGCAATGCATCCATTGAGTTAAGTATGGACAGAGATGTTGTCAGGTTTTCTGTTAATAAGCCTTCTGATAAGAATTCTTCTCCTACGCAtgggaagaagaaaacaacCAAACGGATCAAAATGTCTAGGAAAGCCAAACGGAATGAACTCAGGTTTTACCGACTGAAAGcgaaaaagaagatgaattcTCCAAACCCAGAAGTTAGAATTCGATACAAGCTCGAAAAG GCCAAAAGAAAGGAAGCATGGTTGATTGAGAAGTTGAGGAAATTTGAGATTGCCAAAGTTCCTGAAGAAACACAGGATCCTGAAATGTTATCTGAGGAGGAGAGGCATTTTCTGAAGCGTACTggtgagaaaaagaaaaactatgtTCCAGTTGGGAGACGAGGGGTGTTTGGAGGTGTTGTTCTCAATATGCACCTCCACTGGAAGAAGCATGAAACTGTGAAGGTTGTTTGCAAGCCTTGCAAGCCGGGGCAGATTCATGGATATGCTGAAGAGCTTACTCGCCTGAGCAAAGGCATTGCGATTGATATAAAACCTAACAATACTATTATATTCTATCGAGGGAAGAACTATGTGCAGCCAGAAGTTATGTCCCCTCCAAACACCCTGTCTAAAGATAAG GCTTTCTGCTACTGTCAAGAAAGCAATTGGGATATGCTGATATCAAGCAATATACTCAGCTGA